In Bacillus cereus ATCC 14579, a single window of DNA contains:
- a CDS encoding Cof-type HAD-IIB family hydrolase, with protein MIYRLLALNIDGTLLYNNGKIAKGLRETIEFVKRKDVYVTLFTSRNFQSAHKVAKALKLDSILVTHGGAFVSATLDKPYVQRRLSEEKTFNIVQVLEHFDCNVRISHERFSIGNRERNTPNLIARTVLSSADPLFYPVQFVDSLGDALRDHPVAAPKIDVLFQTKGEKERGLNTLRKAFQDVEYVECDSKRIEILPQNVSKLRGLQLLGEHLNISLNEMVAIGDSMEDLEVIENVGLGVAMGNSPVELKQAADWITRSNSENGVEYMIKEHFRKQFPLPFLKNHKNTPKR; from the coding sequence ATGATTTATCGCTTACTAGCTCTTAATATAGATGGGACACTACTATACAACAATGGAAAAATTGCAAAAGGATTAAGAGAAACAATTGAATTTGTGAAAAGAAAAGATGTATACGTTACGTTATTTACGAGTCGTAATTTTCAATCCGCCCATAAAGTAGCAAAGGCGTTAAAATTAGATTCTATATTAGTGACACATGGTGGTGCTTTCGTTTCAGCAACGTTAGATAAGCCGTACGTTCAAAGAAGATTATCTGAAGAGAAGACTTTTAACATTGTGCAAGTGTTAGAGCACTTTGATTGTAACGTACGCATTTCTCATGAACGGTTTTCGATAGGAAATCGTGAGAGAAATACACCAAACTTAATTGCGCGCACTGTATTATCAAGCGCAGATCCGTTATTTTATCCAGTTCAATTTGTAGATTCGTTAGGTGACGCGCTTCGTGACCATCCGGTAGCGGCGCCAAAAATTGATGTTCTTTTCCAAACTAAAGGTGAAAAAGAACGCGGGCTAAATACATTAAGAAAAGCGTTCCAAGATGTAGAGTATGTTGAATGTGATTCAAAACGAATAGAAATTTTACCGCAAAATGTATCAAAGTTACGTGGATTACAATTGCTTGGAGAGCATTTAAATATTTCGCTAAATGAAATGGTTGCGATTGGAGATAGTATGGAAGATTTAGAGGTTATTGAAAACGTGGGACTTGGGGTAGCGATGGGGAACTCGCCTGTAGAATTAAAGCAAGCAGCAGATTGGATTACACGTTCAAATAGTGAAAATGGTGTAGAGTACATGATTAAAGAGCATTTCCGTAAGCAATTCCCGCTTCCGTTTTTGAAGAATCATAAAAATACACCGAAACGATGA
- a CDS encoding SpaA isopeptide-forming pilin-related protein, which translates to MRKSFNQKIKKLSSSLIVVLLICMNFLIHLPFKAEAATTELKGLGDVSYYNAIIFGDHSATSADIEGAMAVQKNMNASSYTVVAAATGANNLAGATWIDEGYPSLLLGGQFTKAGAGQVIIQDGTVAMTKDGDPDGAMKTSYDRISYKEQAEIDAKFKEFRKDVDGVIGDASKLHTDKPKPNMSFGIGEDVNNPNIYVSSGQTGKKAFDVKDVFLPNVENKDFIVIYSDAEEVSFGGGAILYDTRNTGMATDLINTSQAYDPISSFTELASKVIWVFPNATKITTKGYGVVGSVFAPNAVVETKGGSINGQAYVGGLHQRDGFEVHNFKFNWPKWNRPAAEKGHLQIKKVDENDENIVLKDAKFDVVDKDNNVVATVTTNEKGIAEVKDLPLGDYFVKEINAPEGYIKVDTPVKVTIDNTNVIELVMKNTKKVENGQFKLLKKDSESGQLLPGAKFDVIDKDGKVVETIVTDDKGEALSKRLPVGSYTLKEVEAPKGYELSSSSVSVDVEANKVLTVDVVNKKIPEKVTGQFEIVKVDAEDKTKVLSDAEFEVYKEGKKVDTLRTDKTGKVVSQKLEPGKYTLKETKAPQGYKLLKEEIEVVVEANKVVEVQVENAKELGSLQVTKKDAESGKVLAGAEFKLKNEAGQVVGEAKTTNKDGVVKFENLVPGKYTLEETKAPEGYKALEVTVEVNVVANEVVKQEVTNEKVTGQFEIVKVDAEDKTKLLSGAEFEVYKDGKKVAELKTDESGKVMSPKLPLGEYTVKETKAPAGYKLSNKEWKVTIQNEKEVVKVEAENEKILGSLQIIKMDDKDQTKRLAGAEFTLKDAKGNVVKEGITTDKSGTVKVDGLVPGEYTLEETKAPEGYELTKQIIHVTVDGEKVIDVKVTNGKSLGQFEIVKVDAQDKTKVLSDAEFEVYKDGKKVDTLRTDKTGKVISQKLEPGTYKLKETKAPQGYKLLKEEIEVVVEADKVVEVQIENAKELGSLQVIKKDAESGKVLAGAEFKLKNEADQVVGEAKTTNKDGVVKFESLVPGKYTLEETKAPEGYKALEVTVEVNVVANEVVKQEVMNEKVKEEITGQLEITKVDANNTNKTLAGAVFEIWKDGIKIDTLTTNKSGKATSKKLEPGDYTLKEIQAPEGYTLSDKEMKFTISNEKIEVVKLQITNKKDTDKDPEKPGEGTEKPDEGTGKPGEGTGKPGEGTEKPDEGTGKPGEGTGKPGEGTGKPGEGTGKPGEGTGKPGEGTEKPGEGTEKPGEGVEKPGEGTGKPGEGVEKPNLPEQGQGSSNNQQLPATGHNTNYVPFIGFMLLLLGIRLRFMAKNS; encoded by the coding sequence TTGAGGAAATCATTTAATCAAAAAATTAAAAAGTTAAGTAGTAGTTTAATAGTTGTATTACTAATATGTATGAATTTTTTAATCCATTTACCATTTAAAGCAGAGGCAGCTACAACAGAGTTAAAAGGTTTAGGTGATGTATCTTATTACAACGCCATCATTTTTGGAGATCATAGTGCAACGAGTGCGGATATTGAAGGTGCGATGGCTGTTCAGAAAAATATGAACGCATCAAGTTATACAGTCGTAGCAGCTGCAACTGGAGCAAATAACTTAGCTGGAGCAACTTGGATAGATGAAGGATATCCATCATTATTACTAGGCGGTCAATTTACGAAAGCGGGAGCAGGACAGGTAATTATTCAAGATGGAACAGTGGCGATGACAAAAGACGGTGACCCAGATGGCGCGATGAAAACATCATATGACCGTATCTCTTATAAAGAGCAAGCGGAGATTGATGCTAAGTTTAAAGAATTTAGAAAAGACGTTGATGGTGTAATTGGGGATGCAAGTAAACTACACACTGATAAGCCAAAACCTAATATGAGTTTTGGAATCGGTGAAGATGTAAATAACCCTAATATTTATGTCTCTTCAGGCCAGACGGGAAAGAAAGCATTTGATGTAAAAGACGTTTTTCTTCCGAATGTAGAGAATAAAGACTTTATTGTTATTTATTCAGATGCAGAAGAAGTGAGTTTTGGTGGCGGTGCAATTTTGTATGATACAAGAAATACTGGGATGGCGACGGATTTAATTAATACATCTCAAGCATACGACCCTATTTCATCTTTTACTGAGTTAGCTAGTAAGGTAATTTGGGTATTTCCTAATGCTACAAAGATAACAACTAAAGGTTATGGTGTAGTAGGTAGTGTGTTTGCACCTAATGCAGTTGTAGAAACAAAAGGTGGTTCTATTAATGGACAAGCCTATGTTGGAGGATTACACCAAAGAGATGGTTTTGAGGTTCATAACTTTAAATTTAACTGGCCAAAATGGAATAGACCAGCAGCTGAAAAAGGACATTTACAAATTAAAAAAGTTGATGAAAACGATGAAAATATTGTTTTAAAAGACGCAAAATTTGATGTTGTAGACAAAGATAATAACGTTGTGGCTACTGTTACAACAAACGAAAAGGGTATTGCGGAAGTTAAAGATTTACCACTTGGTGACTATTTTGTAAAAGAAATAAATGCACCAGAAGGATATATAAAAGTTGATACACCAGTCAAAGTAACAATTGATAATACAAACGTAATTGAACTTGTTATGAAGAATACGAAAAAAGTAGAGAATGGCCAATTTAAATTATTGAAAAAAGATAGTGAATCCGGTCAACTTCTGCCAGGTGCAAAATTTGATGTTATCGATAAAGATGGGAAAGTTGTGGAAACAATTGTTACAGATGATAAAGGTGAAGCCTTATCGAAACGACTTCCAGTTGGAAGCTATACATTAAAAGAAGTAGAAGCACCGAAAGGGTATGAATTATCATCTAGTTCAGTTTCTGTTGATGTAGAGGCTAATAAAGTATTGACTGTAGATGTGGTGAATAAAAAGATTCCCGAAAAAGTAACAGGTCAATTTGAAATTGTGAAAGTAGATGCGGAAGATAAAACGAAGGTATTATCAGATGCAGAATTCGAAGTGTATAAAGAGGGTAAAAAAGTAGATACGTTACGAACAGATAAAACTGGTAAAGTAGTTTCTCAGAAATTAGAACCAGGAAAGTACACATTAAAAGAAACGAAAGCACCACAAGGATATAAATTGCTAAAAGAAGAAATTGAAGTCGTTGTGGAAGCAAACAAAGTAGTAGAAGTACAAGTAGAAAACGCAAAAGAACTAGGAAGCTTACAAGTAACCAAAAAGGATGCAGAGAGTGGAAAAGTTCTAGCAGGTGCAGAATTTAAATTGAAAAATGAAGCTGGTCAAGTAGTTGGAGAAGCGAAAACAACGAATAAAGACGGTGTTGTGAAATTCGAAAACTTAGTGCCAGGAAAGTACACGTTAGAGGAAACGAAAGCGCCGGAAGGTTATAAGGCGTTAGAAGTAACAGTAGAAGTAAACGTTGTAGCGAACGAAGTAGTAAAACAAGAAGTTACGAATGAAAAAGTAACAGGTCAATTCGAAATCGTGAAAGTAGATGCGGAAGATAAAACGAAATTGTTATCAGGTGCAGAATTCGAAGTGTATAAAGATGGTAAAAAGGTAGCGGAACTGAAAACAGATGAGAGTGGAAAAGTGATGTCACCAAAATTACCGCTAGGTGAATACACAGTGAAAGAAACGAAAGCACCAGCGGGCTACAAGCTTTCAAATAAAGAATGGAAAGTAACAATTCAAAACGAGAAAGAAGTAGTAAAAGTAGAGGCAGAAAACGAAAAAATCTTAGGTTCTCTACAAATTATTAAAATGGATGATAAAGATCAAACGAAACGCTTAGCAGGCGCAGAATTTACATTGAAAGATGCGAAAGGAAATGTTGTAAAAGAAGGAATTACAACAGATAAGTCTGGAACGGTTAAGGTAGACGGACTTGTGCCAGGTGAATATACGTTAGAAGAAACAAAAGCACCAGAAGGTTATGAGTTAACAAAACAAATAATTCATGTAACAGTTGACGGTGAAAAAGTTATTGATGTAAAAGTAACGAACGGTAAGAGCCTTGGGCAATTCGAAATCGTAAAAGTAGATGCTCAAGATAAAACGAAAGTATTATCAGATGCAGAATTCGAAGTGTATAAGGATGGTAAAAAAGTAGATACGTTACGAACAGATAAAACTGGTAAAGTAATTTCTCAGAAATTAGAGCCAGGAACATACAAATTAAAAGAAACGAAAGCACCACAAGGATATAAGTTGTTAAAAGAAGAAATTGAAGTCGTTGTGGAAGCAGACAAAGTAGTAGAAGTACAAATAGAAAACGCAAAAGAACTAGGAAGCTTACAAGTAATCAAAAAGGATGCAGAGAGTGGAAAAGTTCTAGCAGGTGCGGAATTTAAATTAAAGAACGAAGCTGATCAAGTAGTTGGAGAAGCGAAAACAACGAATAAAGACGGCGTTGTGAAATTCGAAAGCTTAGTGCCAGGAAAGTATACGTTAGAAGAAACGAAAGCGCCGGAAGGTTATAAGGCGTTAGAAGTAACAGTAGAAGTAAATGTTGTAGCGAACGAAGTAGTAAAACAAGAAGTTATGAATGAAAAAGTAAAAGAAGAAATTACAGGTCAATTAGAAATTACAAAGGTAGATGCTAATAATACAAATAAAACATTAGCAGGCGCAGTGTTTGAAATTTGGAAAGACGGAATAAAAATCGACACATTAACAACAAATAAGAGCGGTAAAGCGACTTCTAAGAAGTTAGAACCAGGAGATTACACTTTAAAAGAAATCCAAGCGCCAGAAGGATATACTTTATCCGATAAGGAAATGAAATTTACGATTTCTAATGAAAAAATTGAAGTTGTAAAGCTTCAAATTACAAATAAAAAAGATACAGATAAAGATCCGGAAAAACCAGGTGAAGGAACAGAGAAGCCTGATGAAGGAACAGGAAAACCAGGTGAAGGAACAGGAAAACCAGGTGAAGGAACAGAGAAGCCTGATGAAGGAACAGGAAAACCAGGTGAAGGAACAGGAAAACCAGGTGAAGGAACAGGAAAACCAGGTGAAGGAACAGGAAAACCAGGTGAAGGAACAGGAAAACCAGGTGAAGGAACAGAGAAGCCAGGTGAAGGAACAGAAAAGCCAGGTGAGGGAGTAGAAAAACCAGGTGAAGGAACAGGAAAACCAGGTGAGGGAGTAGAAAAACCTAATTTACCAGAACAAGGACAAGGTTCTTCTAATAATCAACAACTCCCAGCTACAGGACACAATACGAATTACGTTCCATTCATCGGTTTTATGCTTCTGTTACTAGGAATACGTTTAAGATTCATGGCTAAAAATAGTTAA
- a CDS encoding S-layer homology domain-containing protein, with translation MKKKFYSVLTLSLALQTVLAPTYSFAESAEKSAEVYTEDQVFKSIKEHVNEHSTHEEDIEVTGQFLLYTSKKHSLYTANDLKNKSNIEITEQVVTATKKKGNAYYITTPTGAGWIDNNDNSLEVQEIHKLSNQKLIVKEEASIHALPFQSFKEEGKLEPQVITPTEQAGNWFKVQINETAKWIYAPSATFEGTKASLLKNSRTAKNSLLRSPEALQTNNIYGVTFKEMIVPKGNDDIRPGYPMVPKYITIHETANTAKGANALNHAKFLDNQARGTADRAASWHFTVDDKEIYQHLPVNEVGWHAGNKTGNYESIGIEIAVNQDGNYEKAVENARKLAAYLMNDLNISLDKVQKHQFWSGKNCPAFMIQRGQWDAFLKGTETYYKENQKNPITDDITGGWYEQDIRQLAARGIMQGEGNGKYFPERLVTRAEFATLITRALQLPSGNANFTDLEQVHPSLRDGINRAASAGIIRGRGDNTFDPNTTITREEAVIMIDRSLKHAGIFAKQVELPFVDQNLIYAKEEIQRVYGYGIVKGNELNQFVPKGPSQRAHAAAFINRMLSVIEA, from the coding sequence ATGAAAAAGAAATTTTATAGTGTATTAACTCTCTCTCTTGCATTACAAACTGTTCTTGCACCTACTTATTCATTTGCAGAGAGTGCTGAAAAATCCGCCGAAGTATATACGGAGGATCAAGTTTTTAAAAGTATTAAGGAGCATGTTAATGAGCATAGTACTCATGAAGAAGATATCGAGGTTACTGGCCAATTCCTACTATACACTTCAAAAAAACATTCATTATATACCGCGAATGATTTAAAAAACAAATCGAATATCGAGATTACAGAACAAGTCGTAACGGCGACAAAGAAAAAAGGAAATGCTTACTACATAACGACGCCAACTGGCGCTGGATGGATAGATAACAATGATAATAGCTTAGAAGTTCAAGAGATTCATAAACTATCTAACCAAAAATTAATCGTAAAAGAAGAAGCTTCCATACATGCACTTCCGTTCCAATCGTTTAAAGAAGAAGGGAAACTAGAGCCACAAGTCATTACTCCTACTGAACAAGCTGGAAATTGGTTTAAAGTCCAAATAAACGAAACAGCAAAATGGATTTATGCACCTTCTGCTACATTTGAAGGTACAAAAGCTTCATTATTAAAAAACAGTCGTACTGCTAAAAACAGTTTATTGAGATCGCCAGAAGCTCTACAAACAAACAATATTTATGGCGTTACATTTAAAGAAATGATTGTCCCAAAAGGAAATGACGATATTCGACCTGGCTACCCGATGGTGCCTAAATATATTACGATTCACGAAACGGCTAATACAGCGAAAGGTGCTAATGCTCTAAATCATGCAAAATTCTTAGATAATCAAGCACGCGGAACAGCTGATCGCGCCGCATCTTGGCATTTCACAGTAGATGATAAAGAAATTTATCAACATCTTCCGGTAAATGAAGTTGGATGGCATGCTGGAAATAAAACTGGAAACTATGAATCTATCGGAATTGAAATTGCCGTTAATCAAGATGGAAACTATGAAAAAGCGGTAGAAAATGCCCGTAAATTGGCAGCTTATTTAATGAACGACTTAAATATTTCTCTAGATAAGGTCCAAAAACACCAATTTTGGTCAGGAAAAAACTGCCCTGCGTTTATGATTCAACGCGGACAATGGGATGCTTTCTTAAAAGGAACTGAAACATACTATAAAGAAAATCAAAAAAATCCAATAACTGATGACATTACAGGTGGCTGGTATGAACAAGACATTCGTCAATTAGCAGCTAGAGGCATTATGCAAGGAGAAGGAAACGGCAAGTACTTCCCAGAACGTCTTGTAACGCGTGCTGAATTTGCTACATTAATTACTCGTGCTTTACAATTACCAAGTGGAAATGCTAATTTCACAGACTTAGAACAAGTACACCCATCTTTAAGAGACGGTATTAATCGCGCAGCAAGCGCAGGCATAATCCGCGGACGTGGTGATAATACATTTGATCCAAATACTACAATTACACGCGAAGAAGCTGTTATTATGATCGATCGTTCTCTAAAACACGCTGGTATTTTTGCAAAACAAGTTGAACTACCATTCGTAGACCAAAACTTAATTTACGCTAAAGAAGAAATACAAAGAGTGTATGGATATGGAATTGTAAAAGGTAATGAATTGAATCAATTCGTACCAAAAGGACCATCACAACGTGCTCACGCAGCTGCATTTATAAACAGAATGCTTAGCGTAATTGAAGCTTAA
- a CDS encoding coproporphyrinogen III oxidase, protein MLLISIKTLQDDRFLRPLQNIGGLFFEESTIGFEQEEANLIVDIHIEENVKASARLTDVATGNVYEETFAKDLSAFTDEKERMKQVKHVVSYVYLSVLQQLTGIEQSWGILTGVRPTKLLHKMLQNGMSKEEAHQELRESYLIHEEKIELLQRIVDCQLAVVPDLYRLKEEVSIYIGIPFCPTKCAYCTFPAYAINGRQGSVDSFLGGLHYEVREIGKFLKEKGVKVTTIYYGGGTPTSITAEEMDMLYEEMYEAFPDVKNVREVTVEAGRPDTITPAKLEVLNKWNIDRISINPQSYHQETLKAIGRHHTVEETIEKYHLAREMGMNNINMDLIIGLPGEGLDIFKHTLDETEKLMPESLTVHTLSFKRASEMTQNKRKYKVAGREEITAMMHEAEEWTQKHNYVPYYLYRQKNILGNLENVGYAMPTQESIYNIVIMEEVQSIIGLGCGASSKFVHPKTGAITHFANPKDPKSYNDGFVKYTEDKLKILEELFA, encoded by the coding sequence ATGTTGTTAATTTCAATTAAAACGTTACAAGATGATCGTTTTTTACGTCCGCTACAAAATATTGGCGGCTTATTTTTTGAAGAGAGTACGATTGGATTTGAACAAGAGGAAGCAAATCTTATCGTTGATATACACATTGAAGAGAATGTGAAAGCATCTGCTCGTTTAACAGATGTTGCGACTGGAAATGTGTATGAAGAAACATTCGCAAAAGATTTATCTGCTTTTACAGATGAAAAAGAGCGTATGAAGCAAGTGAAACACGTTGTTTCTTATGTATATCTTTCTGTTCTTCAGCAGTTAACTGGTATTGAACAAAGCTGGGGTATTTTAACGGGAGTACGTCCGACGAAACTTCTTCACAAAATGCTTCAAAATGGTATGTCAAAAGAAGAAGCGCATCAAGAACTTCGTGAAAGTTATTTAATTCATGAAGAGAAAATTGAACTTCTTCAGCGCATTGTTGATTGCCAATTAGCAGTTGTTCCGGATTTATACCGTTTGAAAGAAGAAGTAAGTATTTATATCGGTATTCCGTTCTGCCCAACGAAATGTGCATATTGTACATTCCCGGCTTATGCAATTAATGGACGCCAAGGATCTGTTGATTCGTTCTTAGGTGGTTTACATTATGAAGTTCGTGAAATTGGTAAGTTTTTAAAAGAAAAAGGTGTAAAAGTTACGACGATTTATTACGGCGGCGGTACACCTACAAGTATTACAGCAGAAGAGATGGATATGCTGTATGAAGAAATGTATGAAGCGTTCCCAGATGTGAAAAATGTGCGTGAAGTAACAGTTGAGGCAGGTCGCCCAGATACAATTACGCCAGCAAAGCTAGAAGTGTTAAATAAATGGAATATTGACCGTATTAGTATTAATCCGCAGTCATACCATCAAGAGACACTAAAAGCAATTGGACGTCATCATACTGTAGAAGAAACAATTGAGAAATACCATTTAGCTCGTGAAATGGGAATGAACAATATTAATATGGACTTAATTATTGGTCTTCCTGGTGAAGGGTTAGATATCTTCAAGCATACGTTAGATGAAACAGAAAAGTTAATGCCAGAATCATTAACAGTTCATACGTTATCATTTAAACGTGCTTCTGAAATGACGCAAAACAAACGTAAATATAAAGTAGCAGGTCGCGAAGAAATTACAGCGATGATGCATGAAGCAGAAGAGTGGACGCAAAAGCATAATTACGTACCATATTACCTATATCGTCAAAAGAATATTTTAGGTAACTTAGAGAACGTTGGTTATGCAATGCCGACGCAAGAAAGTATTTACAACATTGTCATTATGGAAGAAGTACAATCAATTATCGGACTTGGTTGTGGTGCATCAAGTAAATTTGTTCACCCGAAGACGGGAGCAATTACGCACTTTGCGAATCCGAAAGATCCAAAATCATATAATGATGGCTTTGTGAAATATACAGAAGATAAACTGAAAATTTTAGAAGAGCTATTTGCATAA
- a CDS encoding fatty acid--CoA ligase, protein MYMTIGRIFDLSVGKYPNKEALVEPEKNIRWTYKQWDEQINKTAHALLEEGVRKGDTVSVYLYNCHEFVNVYLACAKIGAIFNPINFRLKAKEVSYILQDASSKVVVFEKAVESTVAIIERDFPNTSFWSIENDKPSYASSYHEKVNEASSEKVNIEIDEMDYCSMLYTSGTTGHPKGVLHRHREMAEHSMICTYFLKYNRDSVGLVVAPLYHCGELNAGIIPRIQVGGKNVILHHFDTETVLHTIQEEKITTFFAAPTMWNMLLQKDLAQYDLTSMKIGIYGGAAMAPALVKECKERLYIDLVQIYGMTEMGPVVAFLVEEDQITKAGSAGTPCFSHEVRIVKPNEDAPAEPDDVLPPYEVGEIILRGPTMMAGYHNREEANKKSMYKGWYHSGDLGYFDKDGYLFVADRVDDMVISGGVNIYPREIEDFLHSHPGILDVAVLGEPDELWGERVVAVIVKKDETITEADLETYCKESDELADYKRPRHYLFVDELPRNASGKLQKFVLRESLKGAKK, encoded by the coding sequence ATGTATATGACGATAGGGAGAATTTTTGATTTATCAGTTGGTAAGTATCCAAATAAAGAGGCGTTAGTGGAACCTGAAAAAAATATTCGCTGGACGTATAAACAGTGGGATGAACAAATAAATAAAACAGCGCACGCTCTATTAGAAGAAGGGGTAAGAAAGGGAGATACGGTATCTGTTTACTTATATAATTGCCATGAATTTGTAAACGTTTACTTAGCCTGTGCGAAAATTGGAGCGATCTTTAACCCGATTAATTTCCGCTTAAAAGCAAAAGAAGTATCTTATATTCTTCAGGACGCATCCTCGAAAGTCGTTGTCTTTGAAAAAGCAGTTGAGTCAACTGTTGCTATAATTGAAAGAGATTTTCCAAATACATCTTTTTGGTCTATAGAAAACGATAAACCTTCCTATGCAAGTTCCTACCATGAAAAAGTGAATGAAGCATCTTCTGAGAAAGTAAATATCGAAATTGATGAAATGGATTATTGTTCTATGCTGTATACGAGCGGTACGACAGGTCATCCGAAAGGCGTGTTACATCGCCATCGTGAAATGGCTGAGCATAGTATGATTTGTACGTATTTCCTAAAATATAATAGAGATAGCGTTGGGCTTGTTGTTGCACCTTTATATCACTGTGGTGAATTAAATGCCGGAATCATACCACGCATTCAAGTTGGCGGAAAGAATGTTATTTTGCATCATTTTGATACAGAAACAGTATTACATACGATTCAAGAAGAAAAGATTACGACGTTCTTTGCAGCGCCGACGATGTGGAATATGTTGTTGCAAAAAGATTTAGCTCAGTATGATTTAACGTCAATGAAAATCGGTATATATGGCGGAGCAGCAATGGCACCGGCGTTAGTGAAGGAATGTAAAGAACGTCTTTATATTGATCTTGTTCAAATATACGGAATGACAGAAATGGGGCCAGTTGTTGCATTTCTCGTAGAGGAGGATCAAATTACGAAAGCTGGTTCAGCAGGCACGCCATGTTTTAGCCATGAAGTTCGTATTGTGAAACCGAACGAGGATGCACCGGCAGAACCAGATGATGTATTACCTCCTTATGAAGTGGGAGAAATTATTTTACGCGGCCCAACTATGATGGCTGGCTATCATAATCGTGAAGAAGCGAATAAAAAATCGATGTATAAAGGATGGTATCATTCTGGTGATCTAGGCTATTTTGATAAAGACGGTTATTTATTCGTTGCTGATCGCGTTGATGATATGGTAATTAGCGGTGGCGTAAATATTTATCCTCGTGAAATTGAAGATTTCCTTCATAGTCATCCAGGTATATTAGATGTGGCGGTACTTGGTGAGCCAGATGAATTATGGGGAGAGCGTGTTGTGGCAGTTATTGTGAAGAAAGATGAAACAATAACAGAAGCTGATTTAGAAACGTATTGCAAAGAAAGTGATGAACTAGCAGATTATAAACGTCCGCGTCATTATTTATTTGTAGATGAACTCCCTCGTAATGCGAGCGGGAAGTTGCAGAAGTTTGTACTGAGGGAGTCGTTGAAAGGTGCGAAAAAATAG